DNA sequence from the Puntigrus tetrazona isolate hp1 chromosome 2, ASM1883169v1, whole genome shotgun sequence genome:
atatatatatatatatatatatatatatatatatatatatatatatatatatacatatatatatatatatatatatatatatatatatatatatatatatatatatatatatatatatatatatatatatatatatatatatatatatatatatatatatatatatatatatatatatatatatatatatatatatatatatatatatatatatatatatatatatatatatatatatacacatatatatatatatatatatatatatacatatacacatatatatatatatatatatacatatatatatatatatatatatatatatatatatatatacacacatatatatatatatatatatatatacacatatatatatatatatatatatatatatatatatatatatatatacacacacatatatatatatatatatatatatacatatatatatatatatatatatatatatatatatatatatatatatatatatatatatatatatatatatatatatatacacacatatatatatatatatatacatatatatatatatatatatatatatatatatatatatatatatatatatatatatatatatatatatatatatatatatatatatatatatatatatatatatatatatatatatatatatatatatatatatatatatatatatatatatatatatatatatatatatatatatatatatatatatatatatacatatatatatatatatatatatatatatatatatatatatatatatatatatatatatatatatacatatatatatatatatatatatatatatatatatatatatatatatatatatatatatatatatatatatatatacatatatatatatatatatatataatatatatatatatatatatatatatatatatatatatatatatatatatatatatatatatatatatatatatatatatatatatatacatatacacatatatatatacacacatatatacatatatacacacatatatacacatacatatatatacacatatatatatacacatatatacacacatacatatatacatatatatatataacatatacatatacatatatataacatatgtaATGATACACAGACACGTCCAAGTAAACTTTCCCCAAACGTCTGAAGTATAATGTTtgatattataatgtataatgctCGCTAAGCAAAACTATCAATCAGGCAGCAGAAGGAATGTAGTAGATTTTTAGCAAAGTTCTGATCACGTTGGTCATTTAGAGGCCTAAGAAATGCGCGTACAAAATTAAGACAGATTAAGCCTAGATTAGCACTTTATTTACTGGTTCCTTACCTGTTCCTAGTCCTGCGACAAAAGCAGCTCCAAGGCAGGACATGTCAAAGTGGTTTGGACGTTCTATCTTATGCCCCAACAGATCAGCTGTGAGTTGCATGATGAAATTATTGGTGCACACACCTCCATCCGCCCTGTCAATGTGAAGCAAAATGTGCACGCAAAAGTTCAAGCGGGCAGGACCGTGCTCAGTGCAATACGACAGACAAACCGGCAAGACCCTCACCTGATTTTAGTGATGGGAATCCGGGTTTCTCGAAGCATGACTTCAAAGAGCTGCTTGTTCCTGAAAATCAGAATTGCGGGCATGAGAATTACAGGATGATGTTATGATGTTATGACTGATTAAGATGACTAAGAATTGTGCTTGATATATTGTTGAATCCAACACAGTGCTGTAAAAATTTGAActatacaggtttttttttttgagaattgcCAGGAAATTTGAGTTAGATTTAGGGTTCAACCTTCATGCTTGcgtgtgtttttatgtgaatCATACTGAACTGCTAATACAAAAATCGTATTGAATACTAATAAAAGAAACTTGCTTGTAAAATGATATTCAATTACTATGCCAGTTTCCCAATGCACGCGTAAACAGAGCTTCAACGgcctgttaaatgaataaaactagaCCCATTTGTTAGCTTTAAGACGGCTTTTTCAATTCAATCACACTTcaacgtattttttttttttaatatacataaacacacggCAAATGCAGAATAGTGAGCCCTTTCCATTTCCTACAGCCCAGGGGCCTAGTTGAACCCCCCAAagctgatttattaattttacaaacCATTACACAAACAAATTATGTAATGTGGCCTATTCAATCTAGCATATGCAACAAGCCTTCTGTCGCATGGCAAAAATTAACGCAAATGTGAGATGGGTCAGGTTTCATGTTTCCTGACAGGGTCTGcaaatttttttgtatacacaTCTTAAACTTGGCTCAAGTTTTGTGCGTATACTATAATATCTCATGTTATATACATACGTGCGTGGGACAGAGGGGATGGGGATACGCTCGCATCGGAGTATGCTGGCAATGTCATGAATCAAAGCATATGGCGCACGGTTTTTCGGAGGAAAACGCTGGAAAATACGACATAAAGATACTGCTGTAGCCTACTGCATCTGAAGCCGCGGTTCAGCTGGTCCTGTTCTGCTTCAGCCCTGCTTATGCTTGCAGCGTGAAGCCGGTGTTAGTGTTTCAAAAGACCATTTTAACCATTATATCACGCATCCCTATTTATGACATACATTTACAGTGCAAAcaaagaaatacaaacacagtcCTACGGTACATATAGTGCAGTTGAAAAATAAGAGCATGAGAAGAAAACAGTCCTGAGCTACTGACTTTACTTCTCTGAGCTTTTGAAACTGTGAGAAGGCTGGAAAGAGTCTATTTTGAGGCATTTATCACTACACTAGATTGGTAAAGAACGCCAAAAGATAGTAGTTTATGGGGTTCATTTGGCCTTTTCTACGAATTTCATATACTGACCAATACTCTCAGTAAAGTACTGGTAAAGTTAACCGTGGCGAATTCATGCTTAGAtgattaaagtaataaaaatgaatttaaaatacaactaaTTAGAAATTGTGTGAAATACTAAGCTATAACATACCATAACATAATTGGATGCGTTTCAAAACATAAAGGTTGAGGACAAAGTCTATTTAAAATGTCCTGGAGTTCTCTGATACTCAAATATTTTCACTTCCACTGAcgttaatcatttatttaggtTATCTTGCATTTTTATCAGAACAAGAGCCATACCAGATGATTTGAAGCAATCCAGAACTATGCATACGAGAACTGATTGGTTTATTTAGCTATCACAGCGTTTTTTGTGTAGATGGTCATAAATTAATGTTAgaaattaactatttttattcaaGAATTGATATTTCACCCATTTTTCCCCAAAGCCCTGGCTATTTTCTGACCTTTTTACAGCTTCAACACTACATTCTTTGATTCCCGAGACAATTTATGTTACAAGCTCACCTGAACGCTATAGACTCCAGAATGGCTCGAACAAGATGGCTCTTGGTCGTGGAAGGTTTTAAGCCCATGAAAGAGGCACAAGCTTTGGGATCGTTCAGAGGGGCCTGTAGCACATTAACAGAGAACGACTTGAAAAGACACAACACTGTGTACGTTTTTGAGATGAACAACTTAAAAACAATATGACtgacacgcacaaaaaaaaacatacctgtAAGCCACTAAAGGATGGCACAAAATACACTCCATCCGAGTCTTCCACGCTAGTGGCTATAGCTTCAGTTTCCTTTACATCAGAAAAGAACTCTATAAGAAATTCAAGTTAAATAAATTCTCATAGTGGAGTGTAACATGCATTGACtatctgaaatgtatttttgggagtgacaaatacatatttaagttAAATGTGAGGTGTTCCTCACCTAGATCCTGGGCCCATTTTATGGCAGCACCTGTTCCAGCAGCATTACCTTCAGCCAGATACACAACATCAGCACCGATTTTCCAGCCCACCAGCGGATAAAGGCCTATTCAGAAAACATGACGAGTAATGAGTCGCATCGTGCCCTAACCTGCTGTTTCCATTGATGTACATTTAAGTTGGAAAAggttggaaaaatgtttttaaatcattatgaaATCTCACGTTCACttgggctgcatttatttgatcaaaaactgtCACATTGTCAAACATGGTCGCAATTTAAAAGAACCGTTTTgtagtttattatatttgtagtattttttttttctcccctaacaaacctgaatttttagcagccattactcagGTCTTCACCATCATACGATCATTCTGATATTGATTTAGtgctaaaaacaatttttattatgtgtCTTAAAACGGTTGTGTTGCtcaatattttgtggaaaccatgatacattgtttcaggattctttaaatgaataataataaaaaaaatcatttgtaacaATATGCATCAATATGCatcattgttaaataaatttgttattttgagagaaaaaaaaaggtcacttAGAATGTTAGTGGATACAAAAAGCCACAGAATTTTGGATTTCATAGAGTCTTAGTTCTAGTGGTTCTAAACTCCAACTGAATACTGTGGAAAAACCTAACCAATAAGGTTATGTTTTAAGCTATGTTTTAACCTAACCAATAAGATCAGCAGTGAAATGACACACCTGCTACAGACGTGTGCGGTTTGTTTCCTGTATTGATGTCCATGAAGGTCCCTGTGCCCATAGTAATTTTCACATCACCAACGTCAAAGCAGCATTCTCCAAACATGGCCGCTTGTTGGTCCGCCATCTGCGACAAAGACGCGAAAGGTAGGGTTGTGGCACCCCACACAAAATCGAGCACATACGCATATTATTAAAACTTGCACGACAGCATTCATACTCACAACAGACATGATCGGGATGGGTACCCCGAATACGGAAGGATCACACGTGCCAAATTTATGACTGAATACGCAAAAAAGGAGCATTCATTGTTCAGACAAAGCAGACGAGAAAGCATTCTGGCAATATTGGAGTAATGAGTGCATGAGTACCTGGTGTCCTGCACACTGGGGAGGATGGAAGGAGGTATAGAAAGGAGTGAGCAAATAAACCCACTCCAGCACATCTGACGATCACAACACCACACGCAAAATGAGCAAAGACAATATCCTACAAACTAGCACCACATTCTAAAACACTATAGGGTCAAAACAACCACACAAAAAGATAATTCACCCCCCCAAATATTACTCAACAATAAAATCTCTTTGTGATTTGgagcatgttaatatttttgagagtgaagaaaactatttttgaaaCGCCGTGCAAAAACCGATCGTCTTTAAACTGTTTTGTGCTACGCCAACATGAAACAAGTTTCACCCTGCTCCtcaaacaaaagcaattatatattaaagagCGGCTCATTCTCTTTTTGTGTCCCATGTCTGAAAGAAAGCAATCACCGAGTTGGGACGACATGAGAGTAAGCAAATGATAACCTCcgttttggggtgaactaccTCTTTAACTATCCGTCTTTAAATGTCTGATGCGCATGCGTTTGTACTGAAGTCCACAACCCAAAAGGTAACGGTCAAGATAACAGCAATCACATAAATATAGTAATTGGACAGTAACTGACCTGATAGGAATCAAATATTGCGGTTGCGCTGGCATTAGAGTAATCAGTAGCATGAACCAGtcctgcaaaaaaacaaatgataaaatacggctgtcaaatggttaatcgcatccaaaaaaatatgtttacatatgcTTGTGTGccgtgtatatttattcagcatTCGTAAATACACCCATACGTGCATCTGAGAACCTGTTATGCTAATTAAATCAATGCTGGGAAAATTGTTAGCCGGCCGACTCCTGTACTGCATTTGCACGCTTTGAAGAAATGCACCAAGGCTGCTTTTATCAGTACACAGTAAAGAACACATGCCTGATTCGAGAAGGTTGTCTCATGAAATGGtcaacaaatattatttttaaattattaagttAAAACGTGCCTTAAATGTTTAGtgtcatataaatattaaaccttaccgttttgtttagcttttcaaaaaacacaaagcacattttgactatttaatttatgcaattgtGAAGAAAACCGGCCTTCGGTGTagtgtttaattttgttcggCTTCGACCAAGAGTTGCGTGTGACGTTCAGTCACCTTTGTCGAGGGTTGCGGCCAAAATGCTTTCCAAGAATAGCGTCAGTCAGTGATGCAAGGCATCGGATCTGTGGCACGCTTTCATTGAGAAGATCGCGGTGAAAAGCCTAACAGATCAAACTGGTTTTATATCAGCAACCTCTTAAGGAATCCAGCCCAAAAACTATACGCTCAGCTATCGGACCTTCAACTGCTCAAATGGCTTGTGTACAACAGGACGACGTTTCTATTTCGTTACGAAATACGCACCTTTAGTCAGTTTGTACAGCAGCCAGGTGTCTATAGTCCCAAAATAACAGGAGCCATCTTCAACTGCCTGCCGCAACTGAAGAGAGAAAAGGTTAGGTTAAATATACTAGTCCTAGTGCTAGAGAAGAGAAATGCCGAATgccatatgtgaccctggaccacttaaaaaaaaaacggtctTAAGTCACTGGGGTGTATTTGtaacaatagccaaaaatacatagtATGGGTCGAAATGACAAACTttgcttttatgccaaaaatcatttgtCAATGTCTTACAGTAAACCTAATTTTTGATCATTaatttgcattgctaagaacttttttttgcagatattCAAACGGCCACATGTCGTCCCATCTTAAACCACACATCAACGCGAAGCTTATTTATTCGACGTGATGCCGAAATCTTTACGCTTATGACAAGGTCACGTATTCGAACTGTTCCTTGGTTTACCTGAGGGATATTGTTCAAGGCCCAGACAAGACGCAGTGACACATGCTGGGTGGTAAAAACTACCAGGCTGGCTGCAAGGAAGCGCTTCTGCCTGCTGAGAAAGTGCAGCACCTTCATCACTCCGTGCACTGTCTGCCATAAAACatacatgacaaaaataaatcaataaaaacttGACGTGACGCATTTACTCTTGGATCATCCGAGATGTCTCAGAACAAATTTGAACATACTTAGCATTAAGTCACTTGTTCACCATATTGTTTGGAAGTATTATGGATTGTATTTGCCGG
Encoded proteins:
- the gk5 gene encoding putative glycerol kinase 5 isoform X1 is translated as MGTQRNGFSKRESFILSVDVGTTSIRCHVYDKSASIRGSCSTKVSLLYPRPGWVEIDPEDLWKGFVTVVKGAVQDSGLRMCQMESLGISTQRATFITWDRNTGRPFHNFITWQDLRAADLVRSWNRSCTMKTVHGVMKVLHFLSRQKRFLAASLVVFTTQHVSLRLVWALNNIPQLRQAVEDGSCYFGTIDTWLLYKLTKGLVHATDYSNASATAIFDSYQMCWSGFICSLLSIPPSILPSVQDTSHKFGTCDPSVFGVPIPIMSVMADQQAAMFGECCFDVGDVKITMGTGTFMDINTGNKPHTSVAGLYPLVGWKIGADVVYLAEGNAAGTGAAIKWAQDLEFFSDVKETEAIATSVEDSDGVYFVPSFSGLQAPLNDPKACASFMGLKPSTTKSHLVRAILESIAFRNKQLFEVMLRETRIPITKIRADGGVCTNNFIMQLTADLLGHKIERPNHFDMSCLGAAFVAGLGTGYWRSQEELKKLLTTDQHFLPRRSKADFDRGGSYRGVLQSWERALQRSMHWYSQP
- the gk5 gene encoding putative glycerol kinase 5 isoform X2 codes for the protein MGTQRNGFSKRESFILSVDVGTTSIRCHVYDKSASIRGSCSTKVSLLYPRPGWVEIDPEDLWKGFVTVVKGAVQDSGLRMCQMESLGISTQRATFITWDRNTGRPFHNFITWQDLRAADLVRSWNRSCTMKTVHGVMKVLHFLSRQKRFLAASLVVFTTQHVSLRLVWALNNIPQLRQAVEDGSCYFGTIDTWLLYKLTKGLVHATDYSNASATAIFDSYQCAGHQMADQQAAMFGECCFDVGDVKITMGTGTFMDINTGNKPHTSVAGLYPLVGWKIGADVVYLAEGNAAGTGAAIKWAQDLEFFSDVKETEAIATSVEDSDGVYFVPSFSGLQAPLNDPKACASFMGLKPSTTKSHLVRAILESIAFRNKQLFEVMLRETRIPITKIRADGGVCTNNFIMQLTADLLGHKIERPNHFDMSCLGAAFVAGLGTGYWRSQEELKKLLTTDQHFLPRRSKADFDRGGSYRGVLQSWERALQRSMHWYSQP
- the gk5 gene encoding putative glycerol kinase 5 isoform X3, whose protein sequence is MGTQRNGFSKRESFILSVDVGTTSIRCHVYDKSASIRGSCSTKVSLLYPRPGWVEIDPEDLWKGFVTVVKGAVQDSGLRMCQMESLGISTQRATFITWDRNTGRPFHNFITWQDLRAADLVRSWNRSCTMKLRQAVEDGSCYFGTIDTWLLYKLTKGLVHATDYSNASATAIFDSYQMCWSGFICSLLSIPPSILPSVQDTSHKFGTCDPSVFGVPIPIMSVMADQQAAMFGECCFDVGDVKITMGTGTFMDINTGNKPHTSVAGLYPLVGWKIGADVVYLAEGNAAGTGAAIKWAQDLEFFSDVKETEAIATSVEDSDGVYFVPSFSGLQAPLNDPKACASFMGLKPSTTKSHLVRAILESIAFRNKQLFEVMLRETRIPITKIRADGGVCTNNFIMQLTADLLGHKIERPNHFDMSCLGAAFVAGLGTGYWRSQEELKKLLTTDQHFLPRRSKADFDRGGSYRGVLQSWERALQRSMHWYSQP